Genomic window (Oryza sativa Japonica Group chromosome 3, ASM3414082v1):
actctaggaggggtggagttggagctggagctgtgccaaacagaccctcAAATTACACTGTGCAAACTCCGAactctgcaattttttttacaagttGAAAATAAGCTCAAACAGATGGTGGAACGAGATTTGGCCCACTGCCCAACCCGATTTTTCTCATGGGAGGCGCAGGACGGGCCACGTCGGCCCAGAGCCCGGTCACCACAACCCCACGCTGACAACCGGGCCCACACCAGATTCATTGTACCACGCGCCATGGCTgcgccccttccccttcccgccACACATCTCACCTCGGCTATCCCCATCGCGGCAGAAACAATCCCGACGTCTCCGTCGTCCAGAACCACGccactgacaagtgggacccacgTTCGTGTCCCCCCATGTCAGTGACTGCAGCCCCACCTCCAAAAAAATCCGTAACTCTCGCCTCACCGGCCACCGCTCCTCCCCCCCACATGAGCGGCGATGACGTCGAGGGttctcgtctcctcctcctcctcctcctcctccgccgccgccgccgcattccTGCCGCGAATTCCGAACCCCTGCGCGAACCCTAGCCACCGCGGCGCGCCTCCTTGCGGGGCGGCGCTCTGGCGGCACCATTCTGGCCGTGCGGTCAccacggccgcggccgccgccgccaccggcgaccaCTGGGGCGCTGAGTaccacggcggcggaggcgggcgcggcgggaagAGCGCCGCGGGCCCCGGCGTGCAGTGCGACGTGGACGTGGTGTCGTGGCGCGAGCGGCGGGTGTTCGCGTCCGTGGCGGTGGCCGCCGACGTCGACACCGTGTGGCGCGTCATCACCGACTACGAGCGGCTCGCCGAATTCATCCCCAACCTCGTTCACAGGTCCACATTCCATCTCTCCTTCTCGTGTGTCATTGCAAATTCTCGCATGCTCATTGAGGGTCTAATTGGGGGAAATTTGTGCGTCGTTCGGCAACGCAGTGGGAGGATTCCATGCCCGCATCAGGGCCGAGTATGGCTCGAGCAGAGGGGGCTGCAGCAAGCGCTTTACTGGCATATCGAGGCACGCGTCGTGTTGGATCTCAAGGAGGTTCCGGATGCTGTACGTGAAGTGATCACCCTAACCTCGTTTTTGTTATGTTGCAACTAAATTAGTCGTGATTTTCGTTTTTCACGAGGTAATTAAGATGCAATTGAAACATATAGATGGTTAGGTTAGGTGAACATTTGAGCTGAATGCATGAGAATATTTGTAGATTTGTTCCTGACAACCCATGGCATGAACGAACCTAGCCGTCATCTTCTACTGTTAACCTTTCTGAATGcgttgattcttgtggtgaaacTATCTTGATGTTACACCATATTTGGCGTTTAGTTGTATAAATTTTAGATAGCGAATTTAAAGAGGTGTTGACTATTGAATGATTCTCCTAATTTCCTAGTTATTATATCAAGCTATTCTTCCTTATTAAACAGTCAACATCCAGGTTAATGGACGAGAGCTCCACTTCTCCATGGTTGATGGTGACTTTAAGAAGTTCGAAGGGAAATGGTCCATCAGATCTGGTCCAAGGTGGGGATTTCATGGTCATCGTCTTGTCTTGTTTATTGCATATGCCTTTGATGATCGTCCAGACTGTTTGCTTACTGAGTTACCAGTTACTTACATTTTTGGCAGCCACATGATGCTCTGATCTAGAATTCGTGGATCCTTAAACATCTTCATGTTTTAGCTAGCAAAAAAGTAATGCCAGTTTAGAGGTCTCATATGACATTTTGTTTCGTTTTATGACAGGTCATCTAGTGCAATTTTGTTGTATGAAGTTAATGTGATTCCAAGATTTAATTTCCCAGCAATATTTCTTGAGAGGATCATAAGGTCGGATCTTCCTGTGAATCTTGGAGCGTTGGCCTGTAGAGCTGAAAACATATATTTAGGAAACCAAAGACATGGAACTGCAAAATTTAGTGGTGCAGGCTCCAGGTTTCATAACTTCCGTAATGCAACCACTGAGAATGATGCCATTGCTCCTAGTAAGTTCAAAGAAACACCTCCTTCTGGTCTTGGTGGTGTGCTTGCTTCACCTCCTTCTGAGTTGAACAGCAAATGGGGAGTATATGGAAATGTCTGCAGACTTGATAGGCCGTGTGTGGTAGATGAGATCCATCTTCGAAGATTTGATGGTCTCCTGGTAACTTACTAAATTTGTATGCATCTAAGAATTATCattgggttcttatattttgatgGGAAGCACACTGACAGATTTGTCTTCCCCTCGTGAAATGATTTGATTGAAGGAACATGAAGGGGCTCACAGGTTTGTGTTTGCTAGTATCACTGTGAAAGCGCCAGTGCGAGAAGTATGGAATATTCTCACTGCATATGAGAAGTTGCCTGAGTTAGTAGTTCTATCTTCCTTCAGTTTTTACAGTTCAGATATCTTGTTATACAAGTATGAGCTAACAAAGTTATCTGTCAGATTTGTGCCGAATCTGGCTATCAGTAGGATTATTCGTCGGGATAATAACAAGGTTCGCATACTGCAGGTGGGAGCTTTGCTAAATACTTATCTCATACGTTACTGAATTAGCATCTTAAGTCTAGAGGTGGGATTGCTCCTTTTCTATAGAAAGCGTCAATCCTCAATTTCACTTTCTGGTTGATAGCTAGCTTAGGTTTTCACTTTTAGTCCAAGCTACCAAGTGATCTATCATTTTTACCAAGTCTTGCAACTTCATGCTTTTATGCACCTATCACTCCAGAATACTAAACAAATGGAATTTAGCTTTTGTCCTAAAAATGGGAAGAAAGATCACCTTCTCCTCCCAAAAGATACTTTTTCTGGAAGAATTTAATTCAATTTGGTTGTTTCATGAGCTTTGCAAGAACTGCAACATCTCATATCTTTTATAGGAGGGTTGCAAGGGTCTACTTTATATGGTGCTTCATGCCCGTGTTGTTATGGATCTTCGCGAGAAACTTGAACGTGAGATAAGCTTTGAGCAAGTTGAAGGTGATTTCTACTCATTTAAAGGAAAATGGCGCCTAGAACAACTTGGTGATCAGCACACCTTATTGAAGTATATGGTTGAGACTAAGATGCATAAAGATACCTTTCTCTCAGAGTCTATCCTTGAAGAGGTATAAGAAATTTATATGCATGTAGTTTATCAATAAATATAGAGAACACGTTAATGTTATGAAGTGGAAAAATGGTAATTAAAATACGCTTTGTTGTGCCCCTGAATTTCAATTGTGGTTCACTGAGGACCAATTGTACTAATACTATTTAATCCAGGGGTATATGTTCATAATAGTTGGTTTTGATGCTTGGTGATTAAGTTTTCAAAGCAACTTTCTGATGGATGTATCATCTAGTTGAGCATAACATCGTGCTATTGTGCTCATGCGAAAACTTTTAGTCTTTATGTTCACCAGAAATTCAGTAAAAATAAACACCTTCCTGAAAAATGAATGAATCTCTAAATTCTGAATAGGTATAAGCACACATCCTCTATCTGTATTATCCTGCGTTGCTTCATTTGGTTAGTGCAAGAATAATAGttccatattttattatctCTGGATAACCTCACATGGATTTTTTCCCCCTCTCGTCAGTACCAAAAACTTGTTTAAACAGCTTTTTATAAGATATCCTCATGACGCAGACATTGCGCTTTATTAAACTTAGTTGTACCGTCACATTCTTTAAGGATATCTAATCTTATGACTTGATGctatttggggggggggggagggggggtatGTAGGGGAATGAATGCAGCTTTATGATTTTTTGCCACTCTTTCTTCTTATCAAAAGCTGATTTATGCATGGTCATGGTGCTTTGATAAACAtgttaatgatttttttttgctaaaagaaaacaaacattTTGATTACGTACCTCAGGTCATATATGAAGATCTTCCATCAAACTTATGTGCAATCCGTGATTATATTGAAAAGGCAGAAGCTGAGAGCGGTAACTCCACAAGTAGCTCTATTGTAGCATCAAATGCAGATACTATTGCTATTGATTATGCAGAAGGTAGGCAATCAGAACAAGCATCCACGTCATGTTCTTCGAGTCCTGTGAAGCAGAGACCAAAAGTCCCAGGCCTTCAAAAGGACATTGAGGTCCTCAAATCTGAACTTGAGAAATTTATTGCAAAATATGGTCAGGATGGCTTCATGCCTAAGAGAAAACACCTTCGTTTGCATGGAAGGGTGGATATCGAGAAGGCAAT
Coding sequences:
- the LOC4334714 gene encoding uncharacterized protein; this encodes MTSRVLVSSSSSSSSAAAAAFLPRIPNPCANPSHRGAPPCGAALWRHHSGRAVTTAAAAAATGDHWGAEYHGGGGGRGGKSAAGPGVQCDVDVVSWRERRVFASVAVAADVDTVWRVITDYERLAEFIPNLVHSGRIPCPHQGRVWLEQRGLQQALYWHIEARVVLDLKEVPDAVNGRELHFSMVDGDFKKFEGKWSIRSGPRSSSAILLYEVNVIPRFNFPAIFLERIIRSDLPVNLGALACRAENIYLGNQRHGTAKFSGAGSRFHNFRNATTENDAIAPSKFKETPPSGLGGVLASPPSELNSKWGVYGNVCRLDRPCVVDEIHLRRFDGLLEHEGAHRFVFASITVKAPVREVWNILTAYEKLPEFVPNLAISRIIRRDNNKVRILQEGCKGLLYMVLHARVVMDLREKLEREISFEQVEGDFYSFKGKWRLEQLGDQHTLLKYMVETKMHKDTFLSESILEEVIYEDLPSNLCAIRDYIEKAEAESGNSTSSSIVASNADTIAIDYAEGRQSEQASTSCSSSPVKQRPKVPGLQKDIEVLKSELEKFIAKYGQDGFMPKRKHLRLHGRVDIEKAITRMGGFRKIASIMNLSLSYKNRKPRGYWDNLENLQEEIRRFQKNWGMDPAYMPSRKSFERAGRYDIARALEKWGGVHEVSRLLSLELRRPRRRANSDDESKAGSSYAITNKHASKPNKPSVSPDKQKWLLKLKDLDANWIEY